The Maridesulfovibrio sp. genomic sequence CCGATTCCGAAGTTGGCGCGGATGTTTTCTTCATCAATGTTCAAAGCCTTGCCGTATTCCATTTCAGCAGTGAAAGTGTTGCCCTCCTGACGATGGCGGTCTGCTTTTGCGAGCGTTCTATTGAGTTCCTGAATGGCCGGAAATACAGTAGATATATAAAGTTCCACCTCAGGGGTGAATGATTCCAGCAGCTCTTCTTTGCTTATAATCTGCTCTTCGCCTGCAGGGACATTGTTTTCATTGAGCACGCGCAAGCCGATCTCGCCGTTGTCCTTTTCTTCAGCAAAATACAGGAAAGATTGGATTACCTTTCTCTTGGTTGTTCCTGTTCCGATTTCCTGTATTAATTTTGTGGAAAACGTGCCCTTGATTTTGGGCATGGATGAGGCACTTGCAGTCATGTCGGTTGTTTATTCTTTTCTTCTGTATTAGAATATATTGTTAAAGTTTTTTATTATCATCTTTTTTGAGGGGCATAGCACATATCCTGATGAGTCTCAATTTTAAAAAAACAGAATAAAGCGGGGTTGTGTTACAACTACCCCGCTTTATTGTTAATTGAATGTGTATCTAAAGTTGATTACAGAATATATCTTGAAAGATCCCTGTCTTCAGTTACATCCTGCAGTTTTTCCTGCACGTATTCCTTATCAATAACAATAGAGTCTCCGGAGCGGTCCGGCGCATCAAAGGAGAGGTCGGAGAGAATTTTTTCCATGATGGTGTAAAGCCTTCTGGCTCCGATATTCTCAGTTTCCTCATTGAATTTCTGGGCATTGAAAGCCACTTCTTCAAGGGCTTCGCGACTGAAGTCTACGGTCAGGTTTTCTGTTTCCAGAAGAGCTTTATATTGAACTGTCAGGGCATTTTGCGGTTCGGTAAGGATTCGGTAGAAATCGTCCTTATCAAGGGAGGTGAGTTCCACGCGCAGGGGAAAGCGGCCCTGCAGTTCGGGGATAAGATCAGATGGCTTGGCGTAACTGAACGCACCCGCGGAAATGAACAGGATGTGGTCTGTCTTGACCATGCCGTATTTGGTATTGACCACACAGCCTTCAACCACTGGCAGCAGATCGCGTTGAACTCCTTCGCGGGAGACATTTGCGGAACCTCCGCCTTCCTGATTACCTGCGATTTTATCAATCTCGTCCAAAAAGAGGATTCCGCTCTGTTCAACACGTTCCCGGGCCAGCTCCGCCACGTTGTCCATATCGATGAGCTTGTCAGATTCCTGCTGGATGAGGATCTCATATGCTTCACGGATGTTGACTTTGCGCATTTTCTTTTTGCCGGGAAACATCTTGCCGATCATGTCATTGACCTGCATGCCCATGTCTTCCATACCGGGCATGGACATGATTTCCACACCGCCGCCCTGTACGGTAACCTCTATTTCCACTTCGCGGTCATCAAGTTTGCCTTCACGCCACATCTTGCGGAATTTTTCACGGGTGGAAGACTGGTCTATTGCAGGCTGTTCCTGCTGCTGTTCTTCCGGTGCTGCGGGATTGAAGAATCCCATGCCCGGTTGTTTGGATTTGGAAGAAGGGAGCAGCAGGTCAAGCAGGGCGTTTTCTGCGTGTTTTTCTGCCTTTACTTTTACTTTTTCCATCTCTTCCTTGCGCACAAGGTTGATGCCGATTTCCATCAGGTCGCGGACCATGGATTCAACATCACGTCCCACGTAACCGACTTCAGTGAATTTGGTGGCTTCAACCTTGAAGAAAGGGCATCCGGCAAGCTTGGCCAGCCGGCGGGCGATTTCAGTTTTACCCACTCCTGTGGGTCCCATCATGATGATGTTCTTGGGTGCGATTTCTTCCCGCAGTTCCGGGGGAAGCTGCTGACGCCGCCAGCGGTTACGCATGGCAATTGCAACCATCCGTTTGGCATCGGACTGGCCGATGATGAATTTATCCAGTTCAGAAACAATTTCTCTAGGTGTAAGATTACTCATTTTCAGGCTCGCGGGATTTATTTTTCAAGGGTTTTGAGAACAAAATGGTCGTTGGTGTATACACAGATTTCACTGGCGATTTCCATGGATTTCCGGGCGATTTCCGCAGCAGGCATATCTGTATTGCGTATTAACGCACGGGCAGCAGAAAGAGCAAAGGACCCGCCGGAACCGATAGAGGCTACACCGTCGTCAGGTTCAATTACATCACCGTTACCACTGATTATCAGTATGTGTTCGGCATCGGCGACCATGATCATTGCTTCCAGTTTGCGCAGGAATTTATCGGTACGCCAGTCGGTAGCCATTTCGACGGCAGAGCGCACAAGGTTTCCGGAGTAGGTTTTCAGCTTTTTTTCAAAGCGTTCGAAAAGGGTAAAAGCGTCGGCGGTTGCTCCGGCGAATCCGGCGATAACCTGATCATTATAAAGGGTACGGACTTTGACCGCTGAGTGTTTCATTACCACAGCCTGACCCATGGTGACCTGACCGTCACCGATCATGGCAGTGCCTTTGTCATCCTTGATGGCCAGAATGGTTGTTCCTCTCATTTCCATATTTATCTCCTGATTCTATTCAATATGACAAATTGAGTTCAATTTGTTCATGAATTCAATAAGTACGCCGAGGGATATTTATTCATAGCGGCGTGTAATTTTTAATTACCAGAACATAATACCTATGGTGGGTATGGCAAGGGGGCGTCAAAAATCTTCTTTTTTAAACCTAAAGATAAGTTAATTTATGCCGATAATAATATAGCCGCACGATAGTGACTATCTAAGTAAACATATACAAGTTGAGGGACGTCATGAGAATCGGTGAAGCTTCGGGCTTTAAATTTAGTCTGGCCAATATGAAGCAGGAAGAGGCTGTTGAAGAAGAAAATTCAACACATCAACCGGAGGTTGAAAAAGAACCGCAGGGGCATACTTTCTCTCAGCGCAATATGATGGCAGACAGTTTCGTTAAGCAGGGTCGTGAGGAGTCCCGGTATATCACCGGGTTATTGACTTCTTACAAGGTGGCTGAGCAATTCCGCAGTCAGATGCAGACTGTTACGAATATTTTTAATGATGATGCTAATGTGCTGTCTGCTGATATGCCCCTGAATTATCAATTAATGGATCTTGCCCCAATGGAGGCCGAACATTTAGCCAAGGAGCAGGCAGAGAATTATACTAAGGAAAAGCTCGAAGAAAAGATTGAAGCTGAGCGTAAGGAAAAGGAAAAAGAACAGGAAGAAAAGGACGAGCAAAAGATTGAAGAAAAGCTCATGCCCGACGGTTCCAAGCAGGTTTTGGAAGCTGATCCTGATCCGGAGGTGCTTACTGAGGAAATCGCGGAGAAAGTGGAAGAGGCTACTGAAGCCGAAGGTGATAAGATATTAAAAGGCAATGAGCAGACTGAACCTCAGACAGACGCCGGGATTGTTCAAGCTGCTGAGCAGGTAAGTACTGTGGCGGCTGCAAGTACTATTGCACCGGAAGGTGATAAAAAAGTCGAACTGACCGGAGAATCTATTCAGACAGTGGAAGGTGGTAGTACTTCTGTTGGTATGGTCCCTCCACCGGGTACTTATGTTGACGAGATTGTTTAGGTAAATTTATTACAATGAAATCAAAAGCTCCCTCCTGCAAACGCAAGAGGGAGCTTTTTAAAGTTATGACAATTTATGGTTTGAAACGGCGTTGGCAACCTTTTCAACCTAAAGAAATATTAATTTATGCCGAAAATAACATTGATACGCGATTAATTTTATAAATTAAATTATATAACCACACGAGGCGAACCATGAGAATCGGTGAATCTTCGGGTTTTAAATTTAATATTTTTGATATGAAGCCGACTGCTGAGGAGGAAAACTCGACACATCAGCAAGCCGTTCCCCAAGAGAGTCAGGGGCATTCGTTCTCGACCCGTAATATGATGGCGGGTAATTTCGTTCAGCGTGACCGCGAAGAATCACGCTATATTAACGGGTTGATGACTTCTTATGCGGTAGCAGATCAATTCCGTACACAGATGCAGACGGTGCTCGATTCTGCTAAGTTTGAGGCTAGTCTTGTTTCAGCTGCTTCACCGGAAAATTATGCTGAGCTGATGCTGGTAGGCATGAAAGCTGAAAGGGCGGCAAAAGAGAAAGCAGAGGATTACGCCGGAGAAAAGCTGGAAGAGAAGCTGGAACAGGAGCGTAAGGAAGAGGAAAAAGAACAGGACCAGAAGGTCGAGGAAAAGCTCGAAGAAAAGCTCATGCCCGAAGGGGCCAAGCAGGTTCTGGATGCTGACCCGACTCCGGAAGAATTGATGGAAGAGATTGCAGAGAAAGCTGAAGAAGCAACTGAATCTCGAGGTGATAAAGTTCTTAAAGGTGATGAGCCGGAAGAAGGGCAGACAGTCTCTGGAAATGTTCAGGCTGCTGAGCAGGTCAGTTCACTGTCGGCTGGCAGTGCGGTTTATGCTGAAAGTGGCAGGAATGTGGAGTCGACAGGAAATTCTATCAAGACAGTGGAAGGCGGTAGTACTTCTGTTGGTACGGTCCCTCCACCGGGTACTTATGTTGACGAGATTGTTTAGGTAAATTTATTACAATGAAATCAAAAGCTCCCTCCTGCAAACGCAAGAGGGAGCTTTTTAAAGTTATGATAATTTATGGTTTGAAACGGCGTTGGCAACCTTTCTTATTCCGCGGCTTCCCTTAATTCTTTAACAGACAAGGCGTAAGCGCGGAACACGTTTTCCCTGTTCAGGATACCGATGATCCGGTTGGGATCTTCCTCGCTGACAACCGGTATCTGCCCGTAGTCTGTATCTACAAATTTAAGCAGGGCGGTGTAGAGGTCATCATCCGCTTTGAGGGTCGCCGGTTTGGTGGCGAGATCCTTGGCAAGGATGAGGTCAAAGAGGTCCGGGTTGAAGAGGTGGTTACGGACATTCTGGATGGTCAGTATTCCGGTGATAACACCTTCTTCATTTTTAACCGGGAAATAAAGTTCGTTGGTGTTGGCGATGATATCGGTCAACGCCTTGAGCGTGGTTCCTTCCTCGAGTGTGGTTACGCGTCCAGGTTTGTAGTGGGTATCCACATGCAGCCCTTCAAGGATGTTGATGGTCTTGTCCTCGATATGGGCAGGCGAATCGAATTTACTTTCAACCTGATGCTCGTAGAGGGAGAAGTTTCTGCCCAGTACGATGCACAGCGCGGAGGCCAGCATGAGCGGGGCCAGCAACCCGTAGCCCTGTGTGAGTTCGCAGACCATGATCAGCGGACCGATGGGGGCTTTTGCCACCCCGGCAAAAAATGCGGCCATTCCGACCAGTACATATCCTCCGGGCTGGGTGACGATGTCCGGGTAATATTTCCCGGCAATCTGGCCTACAATTCCGCCGGAAAGGCCGCCGACGAAGAGCGCGGGGGCAAACATACCGCCGGACATACCGGAACCGATGGTCATGGAGGTGGCAACGGTTTTTCCGATTACAATGGCGATCATCATCATGAGCGGGATTTCACCCATGATGGCCATTTCCAGCCAGCCATAGCCCCCGGTGAGGACCTGCGGGAAAAACATCCCCATGATCCCCATCATCAGACCGCCGAGAGCGGTAGCCCACATGAGGCCGACCCGGTCCCTGATCTGGTTGAACACGGAATATTTGATGAAGCGGAAAGTGCGGATATACATCCATCCCGCCAAGGTGCATGCAAAGGCCAGAATTACATAAAAGATCAGTTCCCGAGGGTCGTGAAAGACAAAACGCGGAATGCCGAATATCGGTTCCGTGCCGTAGAAAAGAGTGAACAGGGAATAGGATACTACCGAAGATATAACCGAGGGCAGGATTGCTTCGGATTCAAAGTCTTCGCGGTAGATTACTTCAATAGCGGTGAGTGCTCCTCCCAGCGGGGCGCGAAAAATAGCTCCGAGGCCGCCGGCAGCACCGGAAAGAAGCAGAATACGCCGTTCCTTGGTGGAGAGCTTTAGTTTCTGGGCCAGCCATGAGCCTACCCCGGCTCCCATCTGGGTGATAGGACCTTCGCGACCGGCACTACCCCCGGTGGAGATAGTAAATACAGAAGTCAGTCCTTTAATAATAGGCACGATCGGACGCATAAGTCCGCTG encodes the following:
- a CDS encoding tetratricopeptide repeat protein, with product MPKIKGTFSTKLIQEIGTGTTKRKVIQSFLYFAEEKDNGEIGLRVLNENNVPAGEEQIISKEELLESFTPEVELYISTVFPAIQELNRTLAKADRHRQEGNTFTAEMEYGKALNIDEENIRANFGIGLCYLDRNEADKATDVFSRLIDLDAAFEQRHKHLFNDFGISLRKNKLFDEAVNFYSRAVGLTDDDENIYFNIARCLYEKGDRKGAMKNAKKCLAINPDSAPAMKLKKHLSKKKSL
- the hslU gene encoding ATP-dependent protease ATPase subunit HslU, producing MSNLTPREIVSELDKFIIGQSDAKRMVAIAMRNRWRRQQLPPELREEIAPKNIIMMGPTGVGKTEIARRLAKLAGCPFFKVEATKFTEVGYVGRDVESMVRDLMEIGINLVRKEEMEKVKVKAEKHAENALLDLLLPSSKSKQPGMGFFNPAAPEEQQQEQPAIDQSSTREKFRKMWREGKLDDREVEIEVTVQGGGVEIMSMPGMEDMGMQVNDMIGKMFPGKKKMRKVNIREAYEILIQQESDKLIDMDNVAELARERVEQSGILFLDEIDKIAGNQEGGGSANVSREGVQRDLLPVVEGCVVNTKYGMVKTDHILFISAGAFSYAKPSDLIPELQGRFPLRVELTSLDKDDFYRILTEPQNALTVQYKALLETENLTVDFSREALEEVAFNAQKFNEETENIGARRLYTIMEKILSDLSFDAPDRSGDSIVIDKEYVQEKLQDVTEDRDLSRYIL
- the hslV gene encoding ATP-dependent protease subunit HslV — encoded protein: MEMRGTTILAIKDDKGTAMIGDGQVTMGQAVVMKHSAVKVRTLYNDQVIAGFAGATADAFTLFERFEKKLKTYSGNLVRSAVEMATDWRTDKFLRKLEAMIMVADAEHILIISGNGDVIEPDDGVASIGSGGSFALSAARALIRNTDMPAAEIARKSMEIASEICVYTNDHFVLKTLEK
- a CDS encoding chloride channel protein is translated as MWKDLVRSYRNISHFRWLILGVVVGILSGIVAVLFFGAVELGKHFFISQLAGLSLPAPEGEELFHGPPGEQLRTWTIPVCLTIVGLVTGWLVNKFIPETISGGTDGTDATIKCFHQGSGLMRPIVPIIKGLTSVFTISTGGSAGREGPITQMGAGVGSWLAQKLKLSTKERRILLLSGAAGGLGAIFRAPLGGALTAIEVIYREDFESEAILPSVISSVVSYSLFTLFYGTEPIFGIPRFVFHDPRELIFYVILAFACTLAGWMYIRTFRFIKYSVFNQIRDRVGLMWATALGGLMMGIMGMFFPQVLTGGYGWLEMAIMGEIPLMMMIAIVIGKTVATSMTIGSGMSGGMFAPALFVGGLSGGIVGQIAGKYYPDIVTQPGGYVLVGMAAFFAGVAKAPIGPLIMVCELTQGYGLLAPLMLASALCIVLGRNFSLYEHQVESKFDSPAHIEDKTINILEGLHVDTHYKPGRVTTLEEGTTLKALTDIIANTNELYFPVKNEEGVITGILTIQNVRNHLFNPDLFDLILAKDLATKPATLKADDDLYTALLKFVDTDYGQIPVVSEEDPNRIIGILNRENVFRAYALSVKELREAAE